Proteins co-encoded in one Candidatus Bathyarchaeia archaeon genomic window:
- a CDS encoding CHAD domain-containing protein, protein MITRDSFAKEYDKFAKALTRRVKAYLRDPNAENVHRLRTATRRLQAAFALLPKTSRKQTKAQKTMARIKKLMKANASVRDQDIILSKLSMYKQSPAYGRLIEDLRKSRKSHLEQAKELALSVQKNPAPRAKPKELSDPILQKRYNKVVRRLSSKITSELPIVREDPSKVEELHAVRRDGKQLRYVLEMGEFSRPPRPLVSLRSWQDLLGTIRDHDVMITYLRGLSKSPEIQSALNTEVEGRNNGYRKFVEASRENPVSRFAAKP, encoded by the coding sequence TTGATTACTCGCGACTCTTTTGCGAAGGAATACGATAAATTCGCGAAAGCGCTGACTCGAAGAGTCAAGGCCTACCTCAGAGATCCAAACGCCGAGAACGTTCACAGGCTTCGAACCGCAACTCGCCGCCTCCAGGCTGCTTTCGCTTTGCTTCCCAAGACATCGCGGAAGCAAACCAAGGCACAGAAAACCATGGCTCGCATCAAGAAACTGATGAAAGCAAACGCTAGCGTGAGAGATCAGGACATTATCCTCTCGAAACTATCAATGTACAAGCAGAGTCCTGCATACGGACGGCTCATAGAGGATTTGAGGAAATCACGTAAATCACATCTGGAACAGGCGAAAGAGCTCGCGTTGTCGGTTCAGAAAAATCCGGCACCTCGTGCGAAACCGAAAGAACTTTCCGACCCCATACTCCAGAAGAGATACAACAAAGTTGTAAGAAGACTAAGCTCGAAGATCACTAGTGAACTTCCGATCGTAAGGGAGGACCCCTCTAAGGTGGAAGAATTGCACGCCGTTAGGAGAGATGGTAAACAACTCCGTTACGTGTTAGAAATGGGCGAATTCTCCAGACCACCTAGGCCGCTAGTAAGTCTCCGATCTTGGCAAGACCTACTCGGCACAATACGCGACCACGATGTGATGATCACATATCTTCGGGGACTCAGCAAATCCCCAGAAATTCAATCTGCGTTGAACACCGAAGTCGAGGGTCGGAACAACGGCTATCGGAAATTCGTCGAGGCTTCGAGGGAGAATCCAGTTTCTAGGTTTGCCGCCAAGCCTTGA
- the sixA gene encoding phosphohistidine phosphatase SixA, with protein sequence MPPIKIDLFVLRHGEAGNRMTVVDEDSERPLTREGRAEIQKIAKALKAIGLQTNRICTSPLRRARETAEIAAKILKIPTLEEWDELKPDGNKAALYRKLAKLEQNSRLILVGHEPYLTSMIGEIIGATNARVVLKKGGVGKVRITSFTPRISGELRWLLVPKIITSMS encoded by the coding sequence GTGCCTCCTATCAAAATCGACCTTTTCGTACTAAGGCATGGAGAAGCGGGGAACCGAATGACAGTCGTCGATGAGGATTCCGAACGACCCCTAACACGGGAGGGCCGAGCCGAGATACAGAAAATAGCGAAGGCACTGAAGGCAATAGGATTGCAAACCAATCGAATCTGCACAAGTCCATTGAGAAGGGCGCGAGAGACAGCTGAAATTGCGGCCAAGATCCTCAAGATCCCGACACTTGAAGAATGGGACGAACTAAAACCGGACGGAAACAAGGCAGCACTTTACCGCAAGCTGGCAAAACTCGAACAAAACTCCAGACTGATCCTCGTAGGTCACGAACCTTACCTGACTTCTATGATAGGGGAGATTATCGGGGCTACGAATGCCAGAGTTGTTCTGAAAAAGGGAGGCGTAGGAAAAGTCCGAATAACGTCGTTTACTCCTCGAATCTCAGGCGAACTTCGCTGGCTTCTCGTGCCAAAAATTATCACTAGTATGTCTTGA
- a CDS encoding class I SAM-dependent methyltransferase codes for MRHRRPHYLSEKNYSVEGLDINQHMLRLAKKKHPNIIFHRSDMVSFKLAKRFDAITCLFSAIGRVKTKRRLGLAIRNMSRHFKPGGS; via the coding sequence CTGCGGCACAGGCGGCCACATTACCTTTCTGAAAAAAACTACTCGGTCGAGGGACTAGACATCAATCAGCATATGCTGAGACTTGCAAAGAAGAAACACCCTAACATCATCTTCCATCGCAGTGACATGGTCTCGTTCAAGCTCGCCAAACGATTCGACGCAATCACATGCCTATTCAGCGCTATCGGCCGCGTGAAAACCAAACGGAGACTGGGACTTGCGATTCGGAACATGTCCCGACACTTCAAGCCTGGCGGGTCCTAA
- a CDS encoding NUDIX domain-containing protein, translated as MPAKSKRLNFSSRKSWGAWLAKNSRIEQEIWLIYDKKLSQTRLISYRDFLDQAVEEAICYGWIDSRVKRIGQTKLGARFTPRRSRDNWSKYNRARALKLMHDGRMTKAGEAVLPAELTNKKLDRDQFEGKGIENMAAGILMNGKDFLVEKRRLDRDADPGYVEIPGGHVEKDEKLADTLRREMMEELGIRVEKARLIQRSLYTASNGEKGRIHYFHVERWTGRIVSKEAERVYWESDTSNLTIAPDRRAVQRILKLQNRDSK; from the coding sequence ATGCCTGCTAAGAGTAAAAGATTGAATTTTTCCTCGCGAAAAAGTTGGGGAGCATGGCTTGCAAAGAATAGCAGAATTGAGCAAGAAATCTGGTTAATCTATGACAAGAAACTCTCCCAAACGCGATTAATCTCATACAGAGATTTTCTAGACCAAGCTGTTGAAGAGGCAATATGCTACGGCTGGATTGATAGTAGAGTCAAGAGGATCGGTCAAACAAAACTTGGAGCGCGATTTACTCCGCGTCGGTCGAGAGACAACTGGTCGAAGTACAACAGGGCGCGTGCATTGAAGCTCATGCACGATGGTAGGATGACCAAAGCTGGCGAGGCCGTTTTACCGGCAGAATTGACAAACAAAAAGCTAGACAGAGACCAATTTGAGGGGAAAGGTATCGAAAACATGGCAGCTGGAATCTTGATGAACGGAAAGGATTTCCTGGTGGAGAAAAGGCGACTCGACAGGGATGCAGATCCGGGATATGTTGAGATCCCAGGCGGTCACGTGGAGAAAGACGAGAAGTTAGCCGATACTCTCAGAAGAGAGATGATGGAAGAACTTGGAATCCGGGTAGAAAAGGCGAGGCTCATCCAGAGAAGTTTGTACACGGCAAGCAATGGCGAGAAAGGAAGAATTCACTACTTCCATGTGGAGAGGTGGACAGGTAGAATCGTGTCCAAGGAGGCAGAACGCGTGTATTGGGAATCCGACACTTCCAATCTCACCATTGCCCCGGACAGGAGGGCGGTTCAGAGAATTCTGAAGCTTCAGAATCGCGATAGCAAATAG
- a CDS encoding CYTH domain-containing protein codes for MVKLPQALGFGREIESILLILSDHPEEIVRKIAEKKSVGDYQLVGEKTTFLADTYFDTPNRFLSHRKLNLRIRTDNQDRWITMKTHPRRTLWGGMVRAEMEVPWSHETIEKVVSELKVPPQPPGPTGQTSPSDPIELLKSKGLFPIQHRETQRQVRDVTFGPKGSLVLAELDIDSVLYDFDDQKIRLFEVEVESKSEKGQNVVKSVTKSLKGEYGPILRSWRHGKLATGTGIAKLLKSGELRPLIDAENRLLPAAYDKLNRIL; via the coding sequence TTGGTAAAACTTCCTCAGGCCCTCGGGTTCGGCCGAGAGATCGAATCGATCCTGCTCATACTGTCGGACCATCCTGAGGAGATTGTCAGAAAGATTGCTGAGAAGAAAAGCGTGGGAGATTATCAATTAGTTGGTGAGAAGACCACGTTTCTCGCTGACACATACTTCGACACACCTAACCGCTTTCTCTCGCATCGCAAGTTGAATTTGAGAATACGGACAGACAATCAAGACCGTTGGATCACCATGAAGACACATCCTAGACGAACTCTCTGGGGTGGAATGGTCCGAGCCGAGATGGAGGTTCCCTGGTCGCATGAGACAATTGAAAAAGTGGTTTCCGAGCTGAAAGTCCCACCTCAACCTCCTGGTCCCACGGGGCAGACATCTCCTTCAGACCCGATTGAACTATTGAAGAGCAAAGGCCTATTTCCCATTCAGCATCGAGAAACACAACGGCAGGTGCGGGATGTTACGTTCGGCCCTAAAGGCTCTCTCGTCCTGGCGGAACTAGACATAGACTCAGTGCTCTATGACTTCGACGATCAAAAGATACGCCTCTTCGAGGTCGAAGTGGAGAGTAAGTCCGAGAAGGGCCAGAACGTTGTCAAGAGCGTTACAAAGAGCCTGAAGGGAGAGTATGGCCCGATCCTCCGAAGTTGGCGTCATGGAAAGCTGGCAACCGGAACCGGGATCGCGAAGCTCTTGAAATCGGGAGAGTTACGGCCTCTGATTGATGCTGAAAACCGGCTTCTCCCTGCTGCTTACGATAAGCTCAACAGAATACTCTGA
- a CDS encoding alpha/beta hydrolase, translating to MKNESVRLHYVESGWDSPSNLTPVVYAHTGFGTAEVFIPEMKALSPRRCVACSLRGCGSSDAPAAGYSFDENVSDLNAVVNHLAFDRICVMGWSLGVTYSIAFAAQRPELVSGLVLLDYPARHPQFSAGWAERWSSEPSVKDNPDRMRGMRGLERESTEVLLWEKLDAIKSPILLIGGGAEGALLKEEHVEKYRQHCRNLEVAIFPDSGHIVWQPDYDRFISRLNKFLDYIDKQRDREKARGG from the coding sequence TTGAAGAACGAAAGCGTCCGTCTCCACTACGTTGAGAGCGGCTGGGATTCACCTTCCAACCTCACACCTGTAGTCTACGCGCATACCGGGTTTGGCACAGCTGAGGTCTTCATTCCAGAGATGAAGGCGCTCTCACCAAGGAGGTGCGTTGCATGCAGCCTGAGAGGATGCGGCAGCAGCGATGCTCCAGCGGCGGGCTACTCTTTCGACGAGAACGTCTCGGACCTTAACGCCGTCGTCAATCATCTAGCTTTCGATAGGATATGCGTCATGGGCTGGTCTCTCGGAGTAACCTACTCGATAGCCTTCGCCGCTCAGCGCCCAGAACTTGTCTCAGGACTGGTCCTCCTAGACTATCCTGCCAGGCATCCCCAGTTCTCGGCCGGATGGGCAGAGAGATGGTCATCCGAGCCTTCCGTAAAGGACAACCCCGACCGGATGAGAGGAATGCGCGGCCTGGAACGAGAGTCAACAGAGGTACTCCTCTGGGAGAAGCTGGACGCGATAAAATCTCCAATTCTCCTAATAGGTGGTGGTGCTGAGGGAGCTTTGCTCAAAGAGGAACACGTCGAAAAGTACAGACAACACTGCCGAAACTTGGAAGTCGCCATCTTTCCCGACTCAGGGCATATAGTCTGGCAGCCGGACTACGACAGGTTCATCAGCCGACTAAACAAGTTCCTCGATTACATAGACAAGCAGCGTGATCGAGAGAAGGCCCGTGGCGGTTAA
- a CDS encoding NUDIX domain-containing protein codes for MNEETVRSIAICVFRKDSSIFVAEGYDKTKDEIFYRPLGGTIEFGEYGNETVALELREEIGAAVTNVRYLGTLENIFVFEGRPGHELVLVFEGDFIERSFYEKKRIEGVETTGSLQAVWKPLDFFLNSETSLYPDGLLALLTQHWNL; via the coding sequence ATGAATGAGGAAACAGTTAGATCCATTGCTATCTGCGTGTTCAGGAAAGACAGTTCCATCTTCGTAGCGGAGGGCTATGACAAGACGAAGGACGAGATTTTCTACCGGCCTCTCGGCGGCACCATCGAGTTCGGCGAGTACGGGAATGAAACTGTGGCGCTTGAATTACGTGAGGAGATAGGAGCAGCGGTCACTAATGTTCGATACTTGGGAACACTTGAGAACATCTTTGTCTTTGAAGGTAGGCCAGGCCACGAGCTAGTGCTCGTTTTTGAGGGAGATTTTATCGAGAGATCCTTCTATGAAAAGAAACGAATAGAGGGTGTAGAAACAACCGGTAGTTTGCAGGCTGTTTGGAAGCCCTTGGACTTCTTCTTGAATAGTGAAACGTCACTGTATCCTGATGGACTGTTAGCTCTACTAACTCAACATTGGAATCTCTGA
- a CDS encoding VTC domain-containing protein yields MRSQIRAEIRYYIPAHKAERFKLNLFELMSLNSFPNPVNQTLYFNNEEHEVPFTYSIRGRRYEQKPFKERFKLKLSDKWIFEVKNTRSEHGRFIRHKRRNEMLPLREILSRVKRMNRLGRIRIPHKLGLYAAASYSRSHFLESDRGLRVTMDEDVRYFTFDELAGTMLGASNRAIVELKIPPGRTSSPLVKKIHGLLRKENAEQGISKKATIFNLIEDRARKSGDAYKEPNHNTEIKAKVALDSEDQDIFPRIRGDLSDGKIEGFKLSDSYPNVMETGKLYHYVQVPTHEYVRFETSGQSRSATIKENFQVVQDPYRLGNVIKRREIEQPLQPDMLKMPYKILTRRRKYFMVERNGGNREYAVIMDRSTHRGHELYQLEVEDVLNSPSPRTETRSINDVASMANYLIEEYSLEPTTLTKNQWLMSLPN; encoded by the coding sequence TTGCGAAGTCAGATCAGAGCCGAGATTCGGTACTACATTCCCGCTCACAAGGCTGAGAGATTCAAGCTCAACCTTTTCGAACTAATGAGCCTGAACAGCTTTCCCAACCCCGTCAACCAAACACTGTACTTCAACAATGAGGAGCACGAAGTCCCCTTCACTTATTCCATTAGAGGAAGGAGATACGAGCAAAAGCCCTTCAAAGAACGTTTCAAGTTGAAGTTGAGTGACAAATGGATTTTCGAGGTAAAGAACACCCGATCTGAACACGGCCGCTTCATCAGACACAAACGACGGAACGAGATGTTGCCTCTCCGAGAAATCCTGTCGAGGGTAAAACGAATGAACCGGCTCGGCCGGATCAGGATTCCACACAAACTGGGCCTCTACGCAGCCGCGAGCTATTCCAGGAGTCACTTTCTAGAGAGTGATCGGGGGCTCCGGGTTACAATGGATGAAGACGTACGATACTTCACATTCGATGAACTTGCCGGAACAATGCTTGGAGCCTCGAATCGAGCTATTGTGGAGCTAAAGATTCCGCCCGGCCGAACAAGTTCTCCGCTGGTCAAGAAAATCCACGGTCTCCTCAGGAAAGAGAACGCGGAGCAGGGCATTTCCAAGAAAGCCACGATCTTCAATCTCATCGAGGACCGAGCCAGGAAATCAGGCGACGCATACAAAGAGCCTAACCACAATACCGAGATCAAAGCAAAGGTCGCGCTTGACTCGGAGGACCAGGACATTTTTCCCAGGATACGGGGCGATCTTTCGGATGGAAAAATCGAAGGGTTCAAACTTTCAGACTCTTACCCGAATGTTATGGAGACCGGGAAGCTCTACCATTACGTTCAGGTACCCACGCACGAATACGTGCGATTCGAGACTAGTGGGCAGTCAAGGTCTGCGACGATCAAGGAGAACTTTCAGGTCGTGCAAGATCCTTATCGATTGGGTAACGTCATAAAGAGGCGGGAGATTGAGCAGCCTCTTCAGCCCGACATGTTGAAAATGCCTTACAAGATTCTCACGAGGAGGAGGAAGTATTTCATGGTCGAGCGGAACGGAGGAAACAGAGAGTACGCAGTGATAATGGATAGGAGTACGCACCGAGGTCACGAGCTCTACCAGCTGGAGGTTGAAGATGTTCTGAACTCGCCTTCCCCTAGGACTGAGACTCGGAGCATCAACGACGTGGCATCTATGGCCAACTATCTCATAGAAGAGTACTCATTGGAGCCGACGACTCTCACGAAAAACCAGTGGCTGATGAGCCTGCCGAACTAG
- a CDS encoding SDR family oxidoreductase, which yields MGPDEFSNVTPAPRSEITSWKGRRSLRSRRRRWERSREGIREEGAAVYLAGRTGSSLDTLAREISETNGTAKAAEVDALDQRSVEAHLRDITSNTGKLDISFNLIGTSVAMGSRLNDLSEERFGNAAFDKVRSNFITMTAAARFMEKQGIGVILALTAPNARLPRPNMGGFAIGGAAIESLCRQLGFEVGPRGVRVVCLRTGGTPDNPVLQEVFSHLAKLRGTTAESVAESEAQVTALKRAPMLPEVANAAVLMASDYASAITATTVNASCGELVD from the coding sequence ATCGGTCCGGATGAATTCTCAAATGTCACACCAGCACCAAGGTCTGAAATTACTAGCTGGAAAGGTCGCCGTAGTTTACGGAGCAGGAGGAGGCGTTGGGAGCGCAGTCGCGAAGGCATTCGGGAGGAGGGGGCTGCAGTCTATCTTGCAGGTCGAACGGGAAGCTCACTCGACACTCTGGCTCGAGAGATCTCGGAGACAAATGGAACCGCGAAGGCCGCCGAAGTCGATGCTCTTGATCAGAGATCTGTCGAGGCTCATCTGCGCGACATTACGTCAAATACTGGAAAGCTGGACATATCCTTCAACCTCATTGGGACAAGTGTAGCAATGGGCTCACGCCTGAATGATCTTTCAGAAGAAAGATTTGGGAATGCCGCATTCGACAAGGTAAGATCGAATTTCATCACAATGACCGCCGCGGCTCGTTTCATGGAAAAGCAAGGAATTGGGGTCATCCTCGCGTTAACAGCTCCTAACGCACGGTTGCCGAGACCTAACATGGGTGGCTTTGCGATCGGAGGCGCGGCGATAGAATCCCTCTGCCGACAGCTAGGTTTCGAGGTTGGTCCGCGAGGAGTGCGGGTTGTGTGTTTGCGGACAGGTGGCACCCCAGACAACCCGGTACTCCAGGAAGTGTTCTCTCACCTTGCCAAGCTAAGAGGGACCACGGCTGAATCGGTAGCTGAATCAGAAGCACAGGTCACGGCGTTGAAGCGAGCCCCGATGCTTCCGGAAGTGGCGAATGCTGCTGTCTTGATGGCGTCAGATTACGCGAGTGCCATCACCGCCACAACTGTGAATGCGAGCTGCGGAGAACTCGTGGACTAG
- a CDS encoding VOC family protein has translation MQSVTTKVKPIPAGYHSVTPYLIVEGAPKLIAFLKQTFNAEEVARMNGPDGRVAHAEVKIGDSIVMMSDSTAEFKPAESQLYVYVDDIDVAYKRALDAGAISVREPKNQFYGDRSASVKDPTGNTWGIATHVEDVSPEEMQKRMKEQSLGQ, from the coding sequence ATGCAATCAGTCACCACCAAGGTCAAACCAATCCCGGCAGGCTATCACAGCGTCACCCCGTACCTGATAGTTGAGGGAGCGCCGAAACTAATTGCCTTCTTAAAGCAAACCTTCAACGCTGAAGAGGTTGCTCGAATGAACGGCCCCGACGGTCGCGTCGCGCACGCTGAAGTGAAAATCGGCGACTCCATTGTAATGATGTCCGACTCAACCGCCGAGTTCAAACCTGCAGAGAGCCAACTATACGTGTACGTGGACGATATTGACGTGGCTTACAAGCGAGCCTTGGACGCGGGCGCGATCTCTGTCAGGGAGCCTAAGAACCAATTCTATGGCGACCGGAGCGCCTCGGTCAAGGACCCCACGGGAAACACTTGGGGAATCGCCACTCACGTCGAAGACGTCTCGCCTGAAGAAATGCAGAAACGAATGAAGGAACAATCCCTGGGCCAATAA
- a CDS encoding DNA methyltransferase, whose translation MQVQETATAPKLMGMQLITEEEYRKFAAEKHHVKIENVDVEIGRPWRIKEFGPPNDYKPEEFTVWSFPSRGDWATHSGNYRGNWSPYIPRNLIIKYSKPGELVIDQMCGSGTTLVESKLLGRNSIGVDVNPDAIMVAQDRLSFDYNTLDGPRRVKTRTFAGDARNLDLIGEETVDLIATHPPYAGIISYSGKRILDDLSRLKLPAYIDAMRKVAAESYRVLKNNRYCGVLIGDTRKGRHYIPISLGVLQAFLSVGFILKEDIIKLQHKTMTTRQRWRGHSYDFYKIAHEHLYVFRKPAIDEKTSPLKYSKKWW comes from the coding sequence TTGCAGGTTCAGGAAACGGCGACCGCTCCAAAACTGATGGGAATGCAGCTCATAACCGAAGAAGAGTACCGCAAGTTCGCTGCTGAGAAACACCACGTGAAGATAGAAAACGTGGATGTCGAGATAGGTCGACCTTGGCGAATCAAAGAATTTGGACCTCCGAATGATTACAAACCGGAAGAATTCACAGTTTGGAGCTTTCCCAGTAGGGGCGACTGGGCGACCCATTCCGGAAATTATCGGGGGAATTGGAGTCCCTACATACCGCGAAACTTGATCATAAAATACTCCAAACCAGGAGAGCTCGTTATCGACCAGATGTGTGGAAGCGGCACTACGCTCGTGGAGAGCAAACTCCTCGGCCGCAACTCGATCGGAGTAGACGTCAACCCGGACGCCATCATGGTAGCGCAAGACAGGCTGAGTTTTGACTACAATACACTTGATGGACCGCGCCGCGTAAAGACTCGAACGTTTGCAGGCGATGCGCGAAACCTAGATTTGATCGGTGAAGAGACGGTCGACCTTATTGCCACTCATCCACCTTACGCCGGAATCATATCGTATAGCGGAAAACGGATCTTGGACGATCTCTCGCGCCTGAAGCTTCCTGCCTATATCGACGCCATGCGGAAAGTCGCGGCCGAATCATACAGAGTCTTGAAAAACAACCGATACTGCGGAGTGCTTATTGGAGACACACGAAAAGGACGCCATTACATTCCGATCTCGCTTGGAGTATTGCAGGCGTTTCTGAGCGTGGGTTTCATACTCAAGGAAGACATTATCAAGCTTCAACACAAGACGATGACAACTCGACAGAGATGGCGTGGGCATAGTTACGACTTCTACAAGATCGCCCACGAACATCTATACGTATTCAGAAAGCCAGCGATCGACGAGAAAACATCACCGCTAAAGTACAGTAAGAAATGGTGGTAA
- a CDS encoding MFS transporter — protein MTVDSQAQGVGSSSGWLARLGTLSILYIAVFLTRIGFGVILVLFPIYLPIPKTQSALAGAVTAIYPVVEGVSALPVGAYVDRKGRKKLFVAGLALIAILSLVIGLSNNLALVGGAHGLEGLAAAMVTVASLTMITDLTVVTNRGVSMGGFDLANLAGYGVGIVLGFVFSGVFAADLGESFLVVSAILGVSAVAVFLILREPAHVAHERRSLKQMYSSLTSDVAAILPVWFALTVVLGFYIFLPRIVARMGRSDLSESAPAILLVLVLLGAGAILFGRLSDKFGRTKIMAVGALGEIGFLLVLPGIFAPLISIPPGTPWIDSYNKIGPIGIVAAGLFFLGSALVPSILAFIGDNAAKEYRGSAMGLYSLMLSGGIAAGLVLAGIADDLGGVQAVFYSAAIIFSGLSLTSGYLLYRNKQFAKSSSAVCKAPNSSAKIVSPRRIS, from the coding sequence TTGACTGTTGACTCACAAGCACAGGGCGTCGGCTCAAGTTCAGGTTGGCTGGCGAGGCTGGGTACTCTGTCCATTCTCTACATTGCCGTCTTTCTCACCCGGATAGGGTTCGGCGTCATCTTGGTCCTCTTCCCGATCTATCTTCCGATTCCCAAGACTCAATCCGCGCTCGCGGGCGCAGTAACTGCGATCTATCCGGTGGTTGAGGGAGTTTCAGCTCTCCCCGTTGGTGCTTACGTGGACCGTAAGGGCCGGAAAAAATTGTTCGTAGCTGGTTTGGCGCTCATTGCAATCTTGAGCTTGGTAATTGGACTGTCCAACAATCTCGCGCTCGTAGGCGGTGCCCACGGCCTGGAAGGTTTGGCCGCAGCCATGGTAACAGTTGCCTCCCTGACGATGATTACCGACTTGACTGTTGTGACCAACCGGGGGGTTAGTATGGGTGGATTCGACCTCGCCAATCTGGCAGGTTATGGGGTAGGTATAGTCCTGGGGTTTGTGTTCAGCGGCGTCTTCGCCGCTGACCTCGGAGAAAGCTTCCTAGTGGTTTCTGCCATCCTCGGGGTCTCAGCCGTTGCTGTATTTCTCATCCTTCGCGAACCGGCGCACGTCGCGCATGAGCGAAGAAGTCTCAAGCAGATGTATTCCAGCCTCACAAGCGACGTGGCAGCGATTCTTCCCGTATGGTTCGCTCTTACGGTTGTACTCGGGTTCTACATCTTCTTGCCTAGGATTGTCGCCCGTATGGGAAGATCAGATCTTTCCGAGTCTGCACCTGCCATACTTCTCGTGTTGGTGCTTCTCGGAGCTGGAGCTATCTTGTTCGGGCGGCTGTCGGACAAGTTCGGCCGAACCAAAATAATGGCGGTTGGAGCACTGGGCGAGATAGGATTTCTTCTGGTTCTCCCTGGGATTTTCGCGCCGCTGATCAGCATTCCCCCCGGCACGCCTTGGATTGACTCCTACAACAAGATAGGGCCCATCGGCATTGTAGCGGCGGGTTTGTTCTTTCTCGGGTCAGCCTTGGTTCCTTCAATCCTCGCGTTCATAGGCGACAACGCTGCCAAAGAGTATCGGGGCTCGGCAATGGGACTGTACAGTCTAATGCTTAGCGGGGGAATAGCAGCCGGACTCGTACTAGCTGGAATAGCGGACGATCTTGGCGGTGTTCAAGCGGTCTTCTACTCCGCAGCGATAATCTTCTCAGGTCTAAGCCTTACAAGCGGCTACTTACTTTACCGGAACAAGCAGTTTGCGAAATCGTCGAGTGCCGTTTGCAAGGCTCCCAACAGTTCCGCCAAGATTGTTTCCCCGAGACGAATCTCGTAA
- a CDS encoding PqqD family peptide modification chaperone: protein MSEGLSVGRVMDVLRNCYDPEIPVNIVDLGLVYGVAIDNDTVKVRMTLTAMGCPASAYLSHQVKELIEKMPGVKHADVDIVWDPPWTPERMSAAARERLQQNQEQVSIEFDPASFKPRKKGHIARNPDGTIVLINEANSRYLGNDDIASLWEKSNGNKTIDELTSELAVEKKVSPVEIRMQILEVVTQLVAIGLIAPEDVVVLPLHP from the coding sequence TTGAGCGAAGGACTCTCCGTGGGTCGTGTGATGGATGTTCTCCGGAACTGTTACGACCCTGAGATACCCGTCAACATTGTTGATCTCGGTTTGGTCTATGGTGTCGCCATAGATAATGACACTGTGAAGGTTCGAATGACCCTCACAGCCATGGGTTGCCCCGCCAGCGCCTACTTGAGCCATCAGGTCAAAGAACTGATTGAGAAGATGCCTGGTGTAAAGCACGCTGATGTTGACATTGTCTGGGACCCACCTTGGACCCCAGAGAGGATGAGCGCCGCAGCGCGAGAACGTCTCCAGCAGAACCAGGAACAAGTTTCTATCGAGTTCGACCCTGCAAGTTTCAAACCTAGAAAGAAGGGGCACATTGCAAGAAACCCCGACGGAACAATTGTCCTGATAAACGAGGCTAATTCACGTTATCTCGGGAACGATGACATCGCCAGCCTCTGGGAGAAGAGTAACGGAAACAAAACCATCGACGAGTTGACATCTGAACTAGCAGTGGAAAAGAAAGTCTCCCCGGTCGAGATTCGGATGCAGATACTCGAAGTCGTCACTCAGCTGGTCGCGATCGGATTGATCGCTCCTGAGGACGTTGTGGTTCTACCCCTGCACCCTTAG